Genomic DNA from Theileria equi strain WA chromosome 4 map unlocalized gcontig_1105316255033, whole genome shotgun sequence:
CAAGGTTAGGATATGTTATTGGAAGAACGATCCAAATATATCCAGTAGAGCTATACCTCTCCTTGTGGGATTTGTCAAAAGCGGCGTAATAGActggtatgaaaataatggaacaGGATCACGAAATCTATATTGGACACATATCAAAGAGTCCAAAGATTACTACGACCAGAATGGGATAGGTCAAAATCCACGGCAATCACTTACAGATAAGCTTGACGAAGTGAACTGTAGGATCCATCATGCAGTTAAAATCAATATttcaaggaagaatgatttATATTGCCATGAGAGATGTAGACCCGAGAGGATCAAAGTTAAGAAGAGTGCCACTAGTTTGTTAGATGGGTATATAGGTTATGATCACATATCTAATATTTATAGGGAGACATTTACAGTAACTGCTATAATAAACGATGCTACAAACAGTACCAGGATGAACACAGTACTCAGAGACGTAAAACGAGTTACAGTCTACTTCCAAAGCTGTGATAAGGACATTCCAGTCACCATACGTATTGAGGACAGTAGAGGAACTGAAAAGTGGCTTAATAGAACAGTGGAAGGAAATGGATGGGAGTTATCTAACCAAAATGATCTACCGAGATGCCAAACCACTTCGGGACCATCGAGCACTAAAAATCTATCAGTATCCTCCGGAGATAGTTCTAGTGAATCTGAGGATAGTGACACTGGCGGTAAGATAACTGATATAAACCAGGAAGAAAGTTACAGTAAGATGTTAACAAACTTGGCCAAATTTGGAGTGAGCATGTCAACTGCAGCAGAAGAACTTGGAACTAATGCTATAAAGGGTATTATTGATAAGACACTGTCACCAACCATTCAATTAGTtgaaaatgttttagaAGATGTACTAACACCAGTCGTTACTCCTCAACAACTTGACTCATCTCCCCCAGCTACTACTTCCTCTGCTACTGGTGATTATGATCCTGCTAGTTCTGGAGATGCTCAACAAGATTCTGCAACTTCTACTCCTGTTACTCCTACTCCTACTGAAGCTAAAGCTGCTGCTGTTACTGGAATTGGTGAAGGTCTGGCTACTGGTCTAGGATCATGGGCTATCTTTGGAGGCTCTACCTCTGGTACccttgccggagctggtggtcttactggatttggctTATGGAAGCTTTATAATCgttataaaggagacccttgggttagacacgGATATCCTATGAAGTGTTTAAAGcatgtaccatattgagtatgcatagGTCCACTTGTGAACTTCTCTCTAGTAagcattcattcatccatactgaccattctgtTCACACCAATTGAGACACTAATGGAGTATtacaatggaagaatgattgaaggatagtatgaaggagactatggaagaataaagagGTGGTGGAGGACTGGGAATTAGGTTGTCTAGGCTATAAATACCCTGCTACTCCTAAAGATACTCCTGTTCAACACAATGAAGAGctaaaggaagaatgtggtAAATGGTGAAGGAACTCATGGCAAAGGTGGAAAGCCTGTTCCTGAACCTGCTCTATCCTTATCTCCAGAACAAGGTGATCCTTGTGATAGAGGGGCtgaggaaaaggaaggCGCTCTTTGTGTTAGCGGTAGTTCTAGGAGTAGTGGAGAATCTACTCCTGAAGTTACTCCTGTTGAACTTAATCTTACTACTCCCCCTATTTCTCCTGGCTCTAATCCTGTCCACCTCCTATCCTTGGTACCTTTAttccttcttccttctACTGTTGGTACTCCTACCCATATGGCTCCTCAAAGTGATTCTAACTCTACTGATATTGCTGCTGGTCAAACTCTAACTTGTAAGGACTCTCATTTCTATTTTGGGTATAAGTATAGGATCTAGCAATGCTACACTTTGAGCTGGAGTCGCAGCCTATACGACCTAGGAAATATTTCAACGGCTTGTCCTTTACGTATCTCCACGCTTaatatgatggaaatacCTCCTAGAGATACTCCTGGAAGTACTACAGTAAGAAAGGATGACTTTTTAAAGAAGCTAAATGAAATGAGAAAGTCTGGATCATCTCCCAATCCTTCTTCTTCGCATCCTTCTACTCCATCTAAGACTTCCGAATAGCCTCTCATGACTACCCCCTAcggatataatgcagtatgttctccctacccttggtaggtggtagagactctcccctctagactcctctcttgttggtgtaCTGGCATGAAGGATAAAGATCTTGACAAACAGATGCTCATTCCGGGCCCTTGAAGAGACCTCCCAGAGCCACTACTCCCTCAAATCATCGATATATCAACATTCTAATGAAACATTTAGGGACATCATTCAACTGGTGGTTGACGAGTACAAGAGAGCGGAGCAGGACGACTACTACGATCTCTGCTGCAAGTAGGCCGAGTAATGCGCTAAAACTCGAACGGTTTAAAGATCATATAAACACACATTGATAAACCACGTCATAACGACTAATGATTTGAAATTACACAAACATTTACTGGGCGCTACCACACAAGTCCAGGCGGACGGCAGTCGCCCTAGgtctttatattcatttaTGTATCATTAGGTGTATGCGTTAAAAGTCTGCATTTGTGGGCTTGGAATCGTATGTACGCAGGATAACGTAGAGTTGTGCCACGTTCGACCCTTTCAGGTTAGTTTGCCGTTCATGTGCGAGTTTGTCGGCTCTATGACCAGATTTACGGGGGCTTTGGTGACTTTGCCCATAAACGGTCCTCTCTCGGTTCCTGTTGTGGCCCTTTTGAAACTATGGGCCTCTAGGCCTTCCATCGGTTCTTTCCTCCCGGTGGCCGCCAGATTCCTGCTACCCTGACATTCTACATACCAGCTACGCTCCCATAGTCCCAGCCTTGACGCAGTCGTTGCGCTCTGGTGCTCAACCTTCACTCTCACACACACTTGTTCAGGATGGTGCTCGATATCAACTATTTCAGAGATTCAAAGCTTCTGCAGCTCCTGAGGGAGTCGGAGACACGGCGCTGTGAGACCAACAGCGTGGTAGACGCTGTGATTGAGGCTGACgaggaatggaaaaagGCCATGTACGCCTATGAACAGCTCAAAAAGGGCATCAACGAAGCCTCAAAGAACATATCAGAGTACacaaagaagaacaagGGAGCGGATCTCTCATCAGATCCCACCTTTAAAGAGTTGAGAGAGAAAGctgaagagaagaaaaaggGTCTGCCGGACCTCCAAAAGAGAATAGACGACTCCACCGACAAGAGGAATGAACTGCTCAAACTAGTTGGAAATATCGTAGACAAGGATACTGTCCAATCAAAGGATGAATCACTTAATCGGGTATTAAGAAAGTGGCATGGAGAACATGCAGAGGTACCAAAACCGCCTGCACAACGCATTTTGCAACATCACGAAATTTTGACCAAAATCAACGGCCTAGAGTGTAACAAGGGCGTGGAGATTGCCGGTCACAGAGGCTTCTTTCTCAAGGGTGCAGGGTGTCTCCTAAATCTTGCCCTTATCCAGTACGGTATGCAATTCTTGGTAAGGAAGGGGTACTTGCCAGTTCATCCACCATATTTTATGAAAAAGGAGGTTCTTGGTGAATGTGCAGAACTTTTGGACTTTGAGGAAACCTTGTATGCCGTGGGAGGTCAAGAGAAGCATGATGCTCACACACACCAAACTGATTCCAAAGATCGTTTATTCCTAATTGCAACATCGGAACAACCATTGGCCGCCTTGCATCGCAATGAAGTATACCAGGCAAAGCAATTGCCCATCAAATACGCGGGAGTATCATCCTGCTTCAGAAAGGAGGCAGGAGCCCATGGCAAGGACCTCAAGGGTATCTTCCGCATTCATCAATTCCAAAAGGTGGAACAATTTATAGTTACAACCGCTGAAAACAGCGTAGCTATCCATGAAGAAATGATGAGACATTCTGAAGAATTCTATCAGTCTCTCGGAATACCATACAGAGTTGTAAGTATCGTCGCTGGAGCCTTGAACAAGGCAGCCGCTAAAAAGTATGACCTGGAGGCCTGGTTCCCAGGATATGGAGATTATAGGGAACTAGTTTCGTGTTCAAATTGCACAGACTACCAAGCGAGGGCACTCAATGCAAGGTATTTCACCGGAGACACAGCAAACAAGACGTTCTTGCACATGTTGAATGGAACACTTGTAGCATCTCAGAGGTGCCTATGCTGCGTTTTGGAAAATTATCAAACGGACCACGGCGTAGTCGTTCCAAAGGTGCTTGTTCCATTCATGGACGGAGTAGACTTTATCCCCTACTCTGCATAACTATAGTGTAATGATAAAAACTTGGACTAATATAGTGATTAAAATTTTACTTTGGTATTTCCCCAGATACTGCATTTAGTTTGTgtattgaaaaatgtttaaaTATCAATATCGCTAGTAGAGGCATTGGAATCGTCACTTGGAATATCTTCGTCAGACGTattttgttccttttgaTATTCCTTCTTCAGAGCCAAGCGTTTTACTTCAAATGTAATCTTGTTAATGGATTTCCAGTTTCCATCTTCATAAATAAAATTGTAGGAATCCGCCGAGTCTTTGGAGTCCTTTATGGTCATTTGGACGAGGTATGGTCTATCATTCTTTAAGTGAGCCCTTGTTATCGTTGCTCTCTTTTTTTCCTTACGGCATCTACAACATTTCGTAGATTCGCACTGCCAAATAGTACTCCTCCCGCAAATTACTTTTTTGCCGTTAAATCCCGCCTTTGGAGCATAAAAACGCGTAGGAATGCCGTCCAATTGAGCTTGAAATACTCTACAGTTTGTGCTATCTTCGCTAAGCATCAGATCAATATCAAACCGACTAGAGGATCCGGTTTCAACTCTCAAATTTCTAAACTCTCCAGACGACCTACCAACTGTCCACTTGTTCATATTCTTGGATATAGTCATAGAACGACCGCTTCCATTGACAGTTACCACGACATGGACCAAAACAGGTTCTCCATCCTTGAGACGTACAGAGATTATGGAGCACCCAACTCCGTCCCTTGAGGCCCATATCTCTGTATTTCCAACCGTAAGTGATGTTACGGAAGCTCCATCGCGCAGTATAATCATCCTGGAAGGCACATCGTCCAGCGAGTAGTCGAAGGAATAACAGAGTGATTCATTCGGTTCTGCGAGATCCAGAGTAGAACCATCAGGTTCAGAGGGTACACCAGTAGGCGGATCATTATCTTTATTTACAGTCGACTCTACACCTTTACCATTCCTTCCTTGTTTCCTTGTAGCGCTATTCCTACCCCTTACTTCTCCACATGTGCAAAGCCTACTGATGTATATAATACACAAGAATGCGATACCCTTCATTCTGCGGTTTCAAAACCCAGAATGACTCTGTACTTTTCTATTCCTTCTGAAGGATTTGGATGGGGTCCGTGAGACTACACAAGGAATACTTTAAGATGAATTTTAAGCTCTCTTCTGCTCCACACAATGATTGCATTTGTTAAAAGAGTTTTTAGTGCTTCATATGACTAGATGTGGAACAGGGCTACGCGAGGAATACCATGGAATCTCCTCTAGGAAGGATAGCAAAGAGACGGACCATCAATTCTTCTCACCTATTTGTGACTGTGTGTTTAATCACTTGGTCCTAATTCACTACATGACACCCATAGATTTCAGGGATGTGGCTATTCGTTCCAGGAATGGGATGGAAACTCTTGTCAGTGATGACTCCCATACACATCCTCTAGTGCCATTCTGCCCATTCTAAACCCGAATTTCTTTCACACACCAAACTATTCTCATATGTAGAGCATGAATATGCAAAAAACTATTCAATGTGCATAAACGGTACATGACCCTTCCTGGGCTCTTGTGCATTCACTGCAAACTTGGAGATGATACGAGAAACTTAAAACTACTTTATAGCTCCCGCAATAGTCTTTATAAGGGCGTCCTGTCTCATGTTAAATTCCCTATGATCTATATCAGTCCACTTGCCAGCATCCCTTGCATAAAATTGCATACTCTTTTCATTACTGGCATTATTCTTTGAGATGTGCATTAGATATGGTTCTTCACCCTTGAGATAGGAAGCTGCAGAAATACATCTCTCTCCTTCGTCGGCGGTCCATACGGGAACCCCGTTATGCACAATAGAAGATGCATGGCGTTCTAATTTTGGGACATAAATATTAATCGGCATTTTTGAAAGGCGTAATCTCACAAATGCAACGTCCTCAGTATCTTTAGTCGTTGCCAATTCAATGGCACGTATACTCTTTGAAGTCGGAGATACCCTAAGTTTGAGAAGCTCTCGATGTTTGGAAAATGTTTCCGTGTATTCAGGCATCCAAAGTGTCCctattttgcaaaaattaACCGTACTATTACGAGATCCGTATAGTGATATCTGTGCTATTCGTGGATTCTCTCCGTCGAGACGGAGGGTTACCGAGGCACATACTTTCTTATTTGTGGCTTTCCAAAAGGTCTGAAAACTGTCCCTAACAGATGTAACTCGGATGCCTTCATATGGAACAATCAGCAGTGTCGAGACGTTATCACAGTGATAGCTAAAAGTTTGAAACAAAATATTGTCAACTCTTGAGATATCTAAAATCGTTCCCTTTACAAGTAAAATGTGGTAAGATAGTGATATATAAGCGAGAATAGCGACTGTAAAGCTCCTCATTGTGCAGTATAAATCAGAGGTATATTGAGAAGATGTATCTCCTTTCCGTCTAAACGTTAGTTAACTGTGCAGGTTAAATAATATAGACAGTATTTAACTAATTTATCTATTTTATGGGCAGCACAGCCGTCAAGTGCTAACTGGCTAACTAGGGGGATCAGCCATATTCATTACCAGAGTTTATGTCGCAGCAAATAAGATAAAACCTATAAACTAATATtaaatatcatttttatcgtTTTCTTTTGAGGGTATGTCTATGATTAAGTTCTTTAGGTAAAGAAATGAGCGTTTAGGTACCCTTATTGGCTCAAGAGCGGGCCAGATTTGGAATCTCCATAATATACTCATGGTGATTTATATCCTTGCACAAAAATTATCCGAGAATGGCTATACCATAAGGTGTAAgtattccaagtatttcTCAAATATTCCCCCGAAAacatctgcatgcagaggTTTGTTACCTAGGGTGATGTCTTACTCCATGCCATGTTGAGAGTATTATGGGCCATTATTCTCAGCTATTAAGTTTCAATGGCGTACATTACATTATTATTTATCCTTGTAACATTACTAGTACCAGTATAAGACTTTATAATGAGAGATATCTGGGGTCTTGAATTAGACAATTTACGGCAGCTTTGCGCCAAGTTTAGTATTAACCTGGAACCGTAAAGGAAAGGAATAGTTTACTAAGTTTATAAATTGGCATTTGAGCGGTTAAAGTTGGAGCTGGAGCGATTGTTGCTTTTATATGAGAGGGTGAGCAAACAAGAGTTTGAGAAGTATGGGCGTTATAATAGACATTGGATATGATCCAAAAACATCCATAGATACAAAAAATCGTAATTATATTAAATATGAATATAGTAAAAATGGTAAGGGCTCTGTTGAGGTCACAGAACATAGGAATATTGACACTCTTCCAGGATATAAAAAATGCGTGCATAAACCAAAGCATGGAGCCCAAATTGGAGAAGTTTTTAGGGGAGAAGTTAGGCAGAATGGATTagaaaaatcttatgatAGCGATTCAATAACAGTCTATTTCTGGGAGCTTGATCGGAAATATATGAGTCCTCTACTCCTTCAGCTTGGAGATGAATACTATAAAACTTACGATGCATAAAATTGGATTCAAGCATACGACATGGATGATTCagatattttaaagtttttggaTAAGGAGAATTGTTATAGGAATGCCGTGCATTCCATAGATATCTCCCAAATGAGACAAGATATACATGCCCCTCATGTGAGAAGAAAGTAATCATATTAGAATCTTCAGAGGTAAAtaataaatataaaaagaTCAAGCACACATTAGAAACTGGTCATGTCAGTTatgatgatggaaaaggaggaaattATGCTACAAACATTGTCCACAATAACATTGGCTGGAGACGGTACATTTAGGCAGAATGACATCGTAATACGAGAGAAAATTAAAACATTAGTTGCATACAGTTATCCTTTACATAGTAGAGATGTGTTTCTCATGAAATACGGTGATGCGTGATACAAAAAGGTGGACTCTGGAGATCATGACTGGGGACCCGTCCAAGGTGAACCAACTAGTGAGGACGATTCCTAGGGCATACTTAAACTATTGGAGAAGTTTGAAGCTTATGTAGGGTCATAATCCGCTAATAATGCTGTTGTAGTTGGTGGACTAGTAGGAGGGGTACTGGGACTTGGTCTTCTTGGAGTTGGAGCATTAAAGTTGGCTAGAAGCCTAAAGGGATCTGTATAGCACGTTTGTGTAGTATTTGTACCAGTTTAGCTGTGTTTCCTCATATTATATCACCACTCTGCCGAATAGCGGATATTATTTTCCTAGTCTAGAGTAATATGCATGCAGTCTTTAATGTTCTTACAGATTAAGTCTTATCGTGTAACAATTTATGGCTCCTAATTCATACTATTTGCGCTTTATAAAGGCTCTCGTAGAAGATGTAAATGAATCTCATCTGTGCAAGAAAGATGGTATAACTGTAATAAGCGAGATCCTATAAACTCTAGTTTTTACCATCTATTAGCGTAAACAACCAATAGATATACtaaaattacaaattcagagtttaaaatgtgtgaatAATTGGAATtacatttattataaaaaGACTGTGATCTATTGTAAATTTCTTTATCCAACCTTTAGAGAGGATATAAAGTGGAATTATAATGATAGGAATGTGAGGAATGTTCCCAAGATGTCCTTTAGTCTTCTTCCTAGACATACAGAAATTGTTACTAACCTTATAGACTTACTCCTTTTCAAACATTATGGCTAAAGTTGGAGAGTATGGAATAGTAGCTGTGTATGAGAAACAAACAAATATTTGAACAGTCCAGATATTCTCATGGACGACTGTGTATAGCTCTGTCTATTGACAGattttactgcattaatggtgagtatctccatcctttagatAGATGAACGAGTGATCTTTAAATTATCCTTCTATTCTACAATTAAAGCACTTTAGTGTGATTCGCTGAGTTAGTGAGTAGTGTCTAGGGTATTGTCATTATTTTTAGGTTTTCATTGCAGTTAGTTTCTGATTAAATTCCCGTTGATTCTTGAGTTTCCAGTCTCCTGCTATTTTCTCATAATATTGGTGCTCAGGAACCTGCCCCTTTTTAATAGTAAGCATGAGTAGATGGGAACTCCTCTTGGAATATAAACGTATAGACCTAAATTCCTCGCCTTCTGAAAGTTGTAAAACTGGTGTTCCATTATTAAGAATG
This window encodes:
- a CDS encoding hypothetical protein (encoded by transcript BEWA_015920A); its protein translation is MKGIAFLCIIYISRLCTCGEVRGRNSATRKQGRNGKGVESTVNKDNDPPTGVPSEPDGSTLDLAEPNESLCYSFDYSLDDVPSRMIILRDGASVTSLTVGNTEIWASRDGVGCSIISVRLKDGEPVLVHVVVTVNGSGRSMTISKNMNKWTVGRSSGEFRNLRVETGSSSRFDIDLMLSEDSTNCRVFQAQLDGIPTRFYAPKAGFNGKKVICGRSTIWQCESTKCCRCRKEKKRATITRAHLKNDRPYLVQMTIKDSKDSADSYNFIYEDGNWKSINKITFEVKRLALKKEYQKEQNTSDEDIPSDDSNASTSDIDI
- a CDS encoding hypothetical protein (encoded by transcript BEWA_015900A), coding for MVKELMAKVESLFLNLLYPYLQNKVILVIEGLRKRKALFVLAVVLGVVENLLLKLLLLNLILLLPLFLLALILSTSYPWYLYSFFLLLLVLLPIWLLKVILTLLILLLVKL
- a CDS encoding hypothetical protein (encoded by transcript BEWA_015940A) gives rise to the protein MGVIIDIGYDPKTSIDTKNRNYIKYEYSKNGKGSVEVTEHRNIDTLPGYKKCVHKPKHGAQIGEVFRGEVRQNGLEKSYDSDSITVYFWELDRKYMSPLLLQLGDEYYKTYDA
- a CDS encoding seryl-tRNA synthetase, putative (encoded by transcript BEWA_015910A); its protein translation is MVLDINYFRDSKLLQLLRESETRRCETNSVVDAVIEADEEWKKAMYAYEQLKKGINEASKNISEYTKKNKGADLSSDPTFKELREKAEEKKKGLPDLQKRIDDSTDKRNELLKLVGNIVDKDTVQSKDESLNRVLRKWHGEHAEVPKPPAQRILQHHEILTKINGLECNKGVEIAGHRGFFLKGAGCLLNLALIQYGMQFLVRKGYLPVHPPYFMKKEVLGECAELLDFEETLYAVGGQEKHDAHTHQTDSKDRLFLIATSEQPLAALHRNEVYQAKQLPIKYAGVSSCFRKEAGAHGKDLKGIFRIHQFQKVEQFIVTTAENSVAIHEEMMRHSEEFYQSLGIPYRVVSIVAGALNKAAAKKYDLEAWFPGYGDYRELVSCSNCTDYQARALNARYFTGDTANKTFLHMLNGTLVASQRCLCCVLENYQTDHGVVVPKVLVPFMDGVDFIPYSA
- a CDS encoding hypothetical protein (encoded by transcript BEWA_015930A), with amino-acid sequence MPINIYVPKLERHASSIVHNGVPVWTADEGERCISAASYLKGEEPYLMHISKNNASNEKSMQFYARDAGKWTDIDHREFNMRQDALIKTIAGAIK